A stretch of DNA from Erwinia aphidicola:
AGCCCCGACGCGCTGAATGCGTTGATCGGCCCCGGGCAAACGCTCCTGATGACCGAGAAAGACGCGGTGAAAGCGCGCGCCTTCGCCGCCGCTGACTGGTGGTATTTGCCGGTGGATGCACGGTTACCACAGTCTGAGTCCGCGGCGTTACTGAACAAAATCAGTGCATTAATTCCTCGCTAAATTCTCCGTCATTACCGACTAAACGCTACACTGAAGCCATCTGAATTTTATGGATGGCATTATGACGGCAGTCACTCTCTCACTGGTTCAGGCTCGCCAGCTGCACCTTGCGGCACAGGGTTTACTGCGGCCACCTTCTCATAAAGCGCGTTTTGACGATCTGCTGGCCGCGATAAGGCGCATGTCGCTGCTGCAAATTGACACCATCCACGTCGTGGCGCGCAGCCCTTATCTGGTGCTGTTCAGCCGCCTGGGAGACTACCCGGTTAGCTGGTTAGAACTGGCGCTGGCCTGCGGTAAACTGTTTGAATACTGGGCGCATGAAGCCTGCTTTATCCCGATTGAAGATTACCCACTGCTGCGCCACCGTATGCTCAATCCGACGGCTTTAGGCTGGAAGTACAATCAGCCATGGATGGATCAGCATCAGCAGGAGATCGCCGATCTGCTGGCGCATATTGGTGAGAATGGCGCGGTGCGATCGGCAGATTTTGCTGCTCCGGCAGGGCAGAAACCGGGCTGGTGGGCGTGGAAGCCGCACAAGCGTCATCTGGAAAACCTGTTTAGCGCAGGCGAGCTAATGGTCAGTGAGCGCCGTAACTTCCAGCGCGTCTACGATCTGCGGCAGCGGGTACTGCCTGAATGGGATGATGCCCTGCATGCATTGACGGAAAAGGATGCCACTGAGCGCATGCTGGAGAACAGCGCGGCCAGCCTGGGTATTTTTCGTCCCTCCTGGCTGGCGGACTATTACCGCCTGAAGCGGGCGCCCGTCACTCAGGCAATCACCCGCTGGCTGGAGCAGGGCACGGTGCGCTCAGTACAGGTCGAAAGCCTTGGAACGCTGTACGTGCACCAGACGCTGTTCGCCCAGCTTGACGCTCCACAGGCCGCCACGCACACCGCCATCCTCTCACCGTTCGATCCGCTGGTATGGGACCGTAAGCGAGCGCTGGAGCTGTTCAACTTTGACTACCGCCTGGAGTGCTACACGCCGGAGGCGAAGCGGCAATACGGCTATTTTGTTCTGCCGATCCTGCATCGTGGCGCGCTGAAAGGCCGCCTGGATGCGCGCATGCTGCGCAAGGAAAAAATATTGCAGGTCAAAACGCTGTGGCTTGAGCCAGAGGTGCGCGTCACGCAGCAACTGCTGGGCGATCTGCAGCGCGCGCTGACAAAGTTTGCCCGCTGGCAGGGCGCTGAAATGATCGAGGTCAATAAACTTCCGGCATCGATGGCAACGGCCTGGCCCGCGCGCTGGAAAATAGCGTGCGGGAGCGGTTTTTTCGTGGCCGGCGGGTAACTGCTCTGGTGCAGCTATGGTATTCTTGAGGCTTGCAAAACTGGGTTCATTGCGGAGGAACCATGGATCATCGTTTACTTGAAATTGTTGCCTGCCCGGTATGTCATGGCAAACTGTATTACAACAAAGATCTGCAGGAGCTGGTGTGCAAACCAGACGGGCTGGCCTATCCGGTGCGTGATGGAATTCCTGTACTGCTGGAAGTTGAAGCGCGTACGCTGACCCTGGAAGAGAGCCATCCATGAGTTTTGTGGCGATTATTCCGGCGCGTTTTGCCTCTACCCGCCTGCCGGGTAAACCGCTGGTGGATATTCACGGCAAACCGATGGTCGTCCACGTCATGGAGCGCGCACTGGAGTCCGGTGCTGAACGTGTGATCGTTGCTACCGATAACCAGGATGTGGCGCGTGCCGTCACGGCAGCCGGGGGTGAGGTCTGCATGACCCGCCCCGATCACCAGTCAGGCACCGAGCGCCTGGCGGAAGTGATTGAGCACTACCAGTTCGCCGATGACACGGTGATTGTCAACGTGCAGGGTGATGAGCCAATGATACCCCCGGTGATTATCCGTCAGGTGGCAGATAATCTGGCTAAAAGCAGTGCCGGTATGGCGACGCTGGCGGTGCCGATCGACTCTGCGGAAGAGGCCTTCAACCCGAATGCGGTAAAAGTGGTGCGCGATGCTAACGGCTATGCGCTCTACTTCTCGCGCGCCACAATCCCCTGGGATCGCGAGCGTTTTTCAGCCTCACGCGACACCATTGGCGACCACTTCCTGCGTCATATCGGGATTTACGGCTACCGTGCCGGTTTTATCCGCCGCTATGTAGGTTGGGAAGCGAGCCCGCTGGAGCAGATAGAGCTGCTGGAGCAGCTGCGCGTGCTGTGGTACGGCGAGAAGATCCACGTTGACGTGGCGAAAGCCATTCCCAGCGTGGGGGTTGATACTCCGGAAGATCTGCTGCGCGTCCGTGCGGCCATGCGTTGAGTTTAATCGGGGGTGCATTCGCAGCCCCGATCTACTGCCTGCAAATTTGATCCCATGCTGAGCAAATCACCACTTTCAGCGCCATGTTAAGCGTGCCTGCCTGAAAGGAGGGCGGATGGAACAACTGCGATCTGAACTCGAACTGGTACTTGGTGAAACTGTCAGCCGGGTTGAATGCATCAGCCAGCAACCCTATGCCAGCCTCTACACCCTCTATGATGACAGCGGCTATTCACTGCCGCTGGTCGCGAAATACTTCTCAATGAAGGGTATTGCCGCTCAGGAAGCCCATAAGCTGTCGATGCTGGCGCGTGAGGGGAAAGTGCGCGTGCCCGCCGTTTACGGGCTGGTGATCAGCCAGCAGCCCCCGCAGCACGAAGTGCTGCTGATCGAGCGGATCGGCGGCGTCTCAGTTGAAGCACCGACCCGCACCCCCGATCGCTGGCAGCAGCTGCAGGAGCAAATCGTCGAGGGCATGCTCTCCTGGCATCGTATTGACAGCCATGGCCTGGTCGGCACGGTGGACAGCACTCAGCAAAATCGCTGGCCTGCATGGTATACGCAGCGCATTGAGGTGCTGTGGGCGACGCTAAATTATCTGCAGCCGTCAGCGCTGGATATCGACGACCGCCAGATACTGTTTCGCAGCCGTGCCTGCCTCAGTGCCCTGTTTGCCGGTTTTGACGACCCGTGCGTGCTGGTTCATGGCAACCTCGCGCTGAGCAGCATTGTGAAAGAAGCCTGGGGCGACCGGCTGCAGGCGATAATCAATCCCGGTACGGTGCTGTGGGCACCGCGTGAGTTTGACCTTTACCCGCTGTGCGAGTCCGTTGCCGGGGAGGCGATTCTCAGCGCATATCTGCAGCGCGCTCCGGTGGCGGAGGGCTTTGTTGCCCGCCGCTGGCTCTATATCCTGTGGGAGGAGGTGGCGCGACTGATCCACACCACACAATTTGACCCGCCGCGTTTCAAGCTCGCCGCACGCTCCCTGCTGCCGTGGCTCAGCTAGCGCTTTGCGGCTTCAGCCATTGCCACAAGCGGCCCAGGCTCTCATACCACGCCCGCTCGCTGTGTCCCAGCCAGAATGAGTTCGGCATCGCCCTTTCCCACAGATTGAGTGGAGAAGTGACCGCCAGCTGATTCGCAGGCGCCGGCCAGGGGTGTAACCCCTGGCGCTGGAAAAAGATCATCGCTCTGGGCAGATGGTTAGCTGACGTCACCAGTGCAAACGGCTGCTCGCCGACAATTTTCGCCACTTCACTGGCTTCCTGCTCGGTATCATGCGGCTTATCCAGGGTGATAATCGCTTCGGCAGGTACGCCCAGCGACTGCGCCACGCGCGACGTCACCTCAGCAGAGCTCAGCGGATTGTTCTGCGCTCTACCACCGGTAAAAATCAGCCTGGCTCCCGGGTTGGCACGCCAGATGCGGATGCCTTCCGTCAGGCGCGGCAGGCTGTTGTTGAGCATGTTAGAGCTGGGTGCCCACGCGTCATTCCAGGTATAACCCCCACCAAGCACCACGATATAAGCGAGCGGCTGCTGATTGTGCCAGGTGGGGTAACGATCTTCGATCGGCGCCAGCAGACGATCGGCGACCGGCTGCAGGCTGAGCAGCAGCAACAAGATCCAGCTGGCGGAGATCAAAATTTTGCCGCTCTTTTGCCAGCGACTGAACCAGATCAAGAAAATACCCAGCGCCATGATTAACAGCAGCATGGGCAGGGGCAGCAGCAGGCCGCCGAACACTTTTTTCAGCGCGAAAAGCATGAAAAAGGACTCCTTTTGTCCGAAAAAACGCCACCCGGAAACGAAGCGATGACTGAGAGGTTCATTTATTGCCAGTGTATGCCAAAATACCCGACTGAATCACGCCTGAACGCTGGAGCTGCCTGTATGCAGGATCGCAACTTTGATGATATCGCAGAAAAGTTTTCACAAAATATATACGGTACCACCAAAGGCCGCATTCGCCAGGCGATCCTCTGGCAGGATCTCGACGCGCTGCTGAGTACCTTTCCTGCCGGGCCGCTTGCGGTGCTTGATGCGGGCGGCGGGGAAGGGCAGACCGGCTGCGGCATGGCAGAGCGTGGTCATCAGGTGCTGCTGTGCGACGTATCGGAGGAGATGATCGGCCGCGCCAGCCGCTTAGCGCTGGAAAAAGGTGTGAGCGGCAACATGCAATTTAAACAAATTAGCGCTCAGCAGGTCGTGCAACATTTGGATAAGCCGGTTGATCTGGTATTGTTTCACGCTGTGCTGGAATGGGTAGCCGAACCGCAACAGGTGCTGGCCGCTTTGTATGATGCGCTGAAGCCCGGAGGCGTGCTGTCGCTGATGTTTTATAACGTCAACGGCCTGCTGATGCAGACCATGGTGCTGGGCAATTTCGGCTATCTGCAGGCAGGCTTAAGCAAACGCAAAAAGAAAACCCTGTCCCCGGACTACCCGCGCGATCCGCAGCAGGTTTATGCCTGGCTTGAGGCATGCGGCTTTACCATTGAAACGAAAACCGGCATCCGGGTTTTCCACGACTATCTGCGGGATAAAACCAAGCAGAGTGAGCGGTTTGATGAAGTTCTGGCGCTGGAAAAGCAGTATTGCCGCCAGGAGCCGTTTTTAAGTTTAGGGCGTTACATCCACGTCACAGCGCGGAAACCCATTCAGAAGGACGAACTATGAGTGATTTTTCCCAGACTGTACCGGAACTGGTGGCCTGGGCGCGAAAAAATGATTTTTCCGTCACGTTGCCGACCGAACGTCTGGCTTTTTTGCTGGCGATTGCCACCCTCAACGGGGAGCGCATGGATGGCGAAATGAGTGAAGGCGAGCTGATTGATGCCTTCCGCCACGTCAGCGATGGCTTTGAGCAGACCAGCGAAACGGTGCTGGTTCGCGCCAACAATGCCATCAACGATATGGTACGCCAGCGCCTGATCAACCGCTTTACCAGCGAACACTCCGAAGGGAATGCTATCTATCGCCTGACGCCGTTGGGGATCGGCATTACCGATTACTACATCCGCCAGCGCGAGTTCTCCACGCTGCGCCTGTCGATGCAGCTGTCGATCGTCGCCGGTGAGCTGAAGCGCGCCGCCGACGCCGCCGATGAAGATGGCGATGAGTTCCACTGGCACCGCAACGTATTCGCGCCGCTGAAATACTCCGTGGCGGAAATTTTCGACAGTATCGACATTACGCAGCGCATCATGGATGAGCAGCAGCAGGCGGTAAAAGACGATATCGCGCAGCTGCTGAACAAAGACTGGCGCGCGGCGATCTCCAGCTGTGAGCTGCTGCTGAACGAAACTTCCGGCACGCTGCGCGAATTGCAGGATACGCTCGAGGCCGCGGGCGATAAGCTGCAGGCCAATCTGCTGCGCATCCAGGATGCGACGATGAACAGCCCGGATCTGGGGTTTGTCGACAAGCTGGTTTTTGACCTGCAAAACAAGCTCGACCGTATTATCAGCTGGGGCCAGCAGGCTATCGATCTGTGGATTGGCTACGATCGCCACGTCCATAAATTTATCCGTACCGCCATCGATATGGATAAAAACCGCGTCTTCGCCCAGCGGCTGCGCGTCTCGGTGCAGAACTATTTTGAGATGCCGTGGGCGCTCACCTATGCCAATGCCGAGCGCCTGTACGATATGCGCGATGAAGAGCTGGCACTGCGTAATGAAGAAGTCACCGGTGAACTGCCGTCAGAGCTGGAGTACGAAGAGTTTAATGAGATCCGCGAACAGCTGGCGGCAATGATTGAAGAGGCGCTGGCGATCTACAAAGCGCAGCAGAAGCCGCTGGATCTCGGCGCCGTGATGCGCGAATACCTGACACAATACCCGCGCGTGCGTCACTTCGACGTGGCGAGAATTGTCGTCGATCAGGCCGTGCGCTTAGGCGTGGCCGAAGCAGATTTCTCCGGTTTGTCCGCTGAGTGGCAGACCATTAATGATTACGGAGCCAAGGTGCAGGCACATGTCATCGACAAATATTGAACAAGTGATGCCG
This window harbors:
- a CDS encoding winged helix-turn-helix domain-containing protein, with the translated sequence MTAVTLSLVQARQLHLAAQGLLRPPSHKARFDDLLAAIRRMSLLQIDTIHVVARSPYLVLFSRLGDYPVSWLELALACGKLFEYWAHEACFIPIEDYPLLRHRMLNPTALGWKYNQPWMDQHQQEIADLLAHIGENGAVRSADFAAPAGQKPGWWAWKPHKRHLENLFSAGELMVSERRNFQRVYDLRQRVLPEWDDALHALTEKDATERMLENSAASLGIFRPSWLADYYRLKRAPVTQAITRWLEQGTVRSVQVESLGTLYVHQTLFAQLDAPQAATHTAILSPFDPLVWDRKRALELFNFDYRLECYTPEAKRQYGYFVLPILHRGALKGRLDARMLRKEKILQVKTLWLEPEVRVTQQLLGDLQRALTKFARWQGAEMIEVNKLPASMATAWPARWKIACGSGFFVAGG
- a CDS encoding Trm112 family protein, which encodes MDHRLLEIVACPVCHGKLYYNKDLQELVCKPDGLAYPVRDGIPVLLEVEARTLTLEESHP
- the kdsB gene encoding 3-deoxy-manno-octulosonate cytidylyltransferase; the protein is MSFVAIIPARFASTRLPGKPLVDIHGKPMVVHVMERALESGAERVIVATDNQDVARAVTAAGGEVCMTRPDHQSGTERLAEVIEHYQFADDTVIVNVQGDEPMIPPVIIRQVADNLAKSSAGMATLAVPIDSAEEAFNPNAVKVVRDANGYALYFSRATIPWDRERFSASRDTIGDHFLRHIGIYGYRAGFIRRYVGWEASPLEQIELLEQLRVLWYGEKIHVDVAKAIPSVGVDTPEDLLRVRAAMR
- a CDS encoding YcbJ family phosphotransferase — protein: MEQLRSELELVLGETVSRVECISQQPYASLYTLYDDSGYSLPLVAKYFSMKGIAAQEAHKLSMLAREGKVRVPAVYGLVISQQPPQHEVLLIERIGGVSVEAPTRTPDRWQQLQEQIVEGMLSWHRIDSHGLVGTVDSTQQNRWPAWYTQRIEVLWATLNYLQPSALDIDDRQILFRSRACLSALFAGFDDPCVLVHGNLALSSIVKEAWGDRLQAIINPGTVLWAPREFDLYPLCESVAGEAILSAYLQRAPVAEGFVARRWLYILWEEVARLIHTTQFDPPRFKLAARSLLPWLS
- the elyC gene encoding envelope biogenesis factor ElyC; the protein is MLFALKKVFGGLLLPLPMLLLIMALGIFLIWFSRWQKSGKILISASWILLLLLSLQPVADRLLAPIEDRYPTWHNQQPLAYIVVLGGGYTWNDAWAPSSNMLNNSLPRLTEGIRIWRANPGARLIFTGGRAQNNPLSSAEVTSRVAQSLGVPAEAIITLDKPHDTEQEASEVAKIVGEQPFALVTSANHLPRAMIFFQRQGLHPWPAPANQLAVTSPLNLWERAMPNSFWLGHSERAWYESLGRLWQWLKPQSAS
- the cmoM gene encoding tRNA uridine 5-oxyacetic acid(34) methyltransferase CmoM, with product MQDRNFDDIAEKFSQNIYGTTKGRIRQAILWQDLDALLSTFPAGPLAVLDAGGGEGQTGCGMAERGHQVLLCDVSEEMIGRASRLALEKGVSGNMQFKQISAQQVVQHLDKPVDLVLFHAVLEWVAEPQQVLAALYDALKPGGVLSLMFYNVNGLLMQTMVLGNFGYLQAGLSKRKKKTLSPDYPRDPQQVYAWLEACGFTIETKTGIRVFHDYLRDKTKQSERFDEVLALEKQYCRQEPFLSLGRYIHVTARKPIQKDEL
- the mukF gene encoding chromosome partition protein MukF, which codes for MSDFSQTVPELVAWARKNDFSVTLPTERLAFLLAIATLNGERMDGEMSEGELIDAFRHVSDGFEQTSETVLVRANNAINDMVRQRLINRFTSEHSEGNAIYRLTPLGIGITDYYIRQREFSTLRLSMQLSIVAGELKRAADAADEDGDEFHWHRNVFAPLKYSVAEIFDSIDITQRIMDEQQQAVKDDIAQLLNKDWRAAISSCELLLNETSGTLRELQDTLEAAGDKLQANLLRIQDATMNSPDLGFVDKLVFDLQNKLDRIISWGQQAIDLWIGYDRHVHKFIRTAIDMDKNRVFAQRLRVSVQNYFEMPWALTYANAERLYDMRDEELALRNEEVTGELPSELEYEEFNEIREQLAAMIEEALAIYKAQQKPLDLGAVMREYLTQYPRVRHFDVARIVVDQAVRLGVAEADFSGLSAEWQTINDYGAKVQAHVIDKY